The following are encoded in a window of Bradyrhizobium sp. WBOS07 genomic DNA:
- a CDS encoding ABC transporter ATP-binding protein, whose protein sequence is MAGMSSAPFISLQGVRKVYRSGGAEFLAVSDVTMDVQEGELVSLVGPSGCGKTTVMKILAGLHGADGGTVTIGNADSPFDPTRDIGMVFQQALLLKWRTILDNVLLPAEIVGLPMKAARERARDLLNLVGLAGYEHKYPQQLSGGMQQRTAIARAFIHDPKLILMDEPFGALDALTREQMNLEMLRIWRESGKTIIFVTHSIQEAVFLSSHCAVLTAGPAKMADYFPIDLPFPRDLPLKTTDAFGAYARRIYAKLGLGAA, encoded by the coding sequence ATGGCTGGCATGAGTTCGGCCCCCTTCATCAGCCTGCAGGGCGTCCGCAAGGTCTATCGCAGCGGCGGCGCCGAATTCCTGGCGGTGTCCGACGTCACCATGGACGTGCAGGAAGGCGAGCTCGTCTCGCTGGTCGGCCCGTCCGGCTGCGGCAAGACCACGGTGATGAAGATTCTGGCCGGCCTGCACGGCGCCGACGGCGGCACGGTGACGATCGGCAATGCCGACAGCCCGTTCGATCCGACCCGTGACATCGGCATGGTGTTCCAGCAGGCGCTGCTGCTGAAGTGGCGGACGATCCTGGACAACGTGCTGTTGCCGGCCGAGATCGTCGGGCTGCCGATGAAGGCCGCGCGCGAGCGGGCGCGCGACCTGCTCAACCTGGTCGGGCTCGCCGGCTACGAGCACAAATATCCGCAGCAGCTGTCCGGCGGCATGCAGCAGCGCACCGCCATCGCGCGCGCCTTCATTCACGATCCCAAGCTGATCCTGATGGACGAGCCGTTCGGCGCGCTGGATGCGCTGACGCGCGAGCAGATGAACCTGGAGATGCTGCGGATCTGGCGCGAGAGCGGCAAGACCATCATCTTTGTCACGCATTCGATCCAGGAGGCCGTATTCCTGTCCTCGCACTGCGCCGTGCTGACGGCTGGACCCGCGAAGATGGCCGATTATTTTCCAATCGACCTGCCCTTCCCGCGCGACCTGCCGCTGAAGACCACCGATGCGTTCGGGGCGTATGCGCGAAGGATCTACGCGAAGTTGGGATTGGGCGCCGCGTAA
- a CDS encoding TRAP transporter substrate-binding protein, translated as MKRRTFLKGGAVAGATTLVAAPAIAQSTPEIKWRLTSSFPKSLDTIYGTAQTFAKYVAEATDNKFQIQTFGAGEIVPGLQALDAVSTGSVEMAQTPLYFYIGKEPALAYATGAPFGMNHRHQESWWHFGGGADLTNEALKPFKAHAILCGNSGTQMGGWFRKEIKTVDDLKGLKFRIAGMGGHVLAKLGVVPQQIAGGDIYPALEKGTIDAVEFVGPYDDEKLGFYKVAKYYYFPGWWEGGAMLHMIVNDEKWNSLPKQYQAIVNQAGSAAGAWMVEKYDSVNPGALKRLIANGTELKAFPQPVLEACYNATQDHLNELAAKSDLFKRTKESHDAYMKELLFYTQIAENFYDNYLLSKMRNKS; from the coding sequence ATGAAACGCCGTACATTCCTTAAGGGCGGCGCGGTTGCCGGCGCGACGACGCTGGTTGCCGCACCTGCGATCGCGCAGAGCACGCCCGAGATCAAATGGCGCCTGACCTCGAGCTTCCCGAAGTCGCTCGATACCATCTACGGCACCGCGCAGACCTTCGCGAAATACGTCGCGGAGGCCACCGACAACAAATTCCAGATCCAGACCTTTGGGGCCGGCGAGATCGTTCCGGGCCTGCAGGCGCTCGACGCCGTCAGCACCGGCTCGGTGGAGATGGCGCAGACCCCGCTCTATTTCTACATCGGCAAGGAGCCCGCTCTGGCCTATGCCACCGGCGCGCCCTTCGGCATGAACCATCGCCATCAGGAATCGTGGTGGCACTTCGGCGGCGGCGCCGACCTCACCAACGAGGCGCTCAAGCCGTTCAAGGCCCATGCCATCCTCTGCGGCAATTCCGGCACCCAGATGGGCGGCTGGTTCCGCAAGGAGATCAAGACCGTCGACGACCTCAAGGGTCTCAAATTCCGCATCGCCGGCATGGGCGGCCACGTGCTGGCAAAGCTCGGCGTCGTCCCGCAGCAGATCGCGGGCGGCGACATCTATCCGGCGCTGGAGAAGGGCACGATCGACGCGGTCGAGTTCGTCGGTCCCTATGACGACGAGAAGCTCGGCTTCTACAAGGTCGCCAAGTACTATTACTTCCCTGGCTGGTGGGAAGGCGGCGCCATGCTGCACATGATCGTCAACGACGAGAAGTGGAATTCGCTGCCCAAGCAATACCAGGCGATCGTCAACCAGGCGGGCTCAGCCGCCGGGGCGTGGATGGTCGAGAAATACGACAGCGTGAACCCGGGCGCGCTGAAGCGGCTGATCGCGAACGGCACCGAGCTGAAAGCGTTCCCGCAGCCGGTGCTGGAGGCCTGCTACAACGCGACCCAGGACCATCTCAACGAGCTCGCCGCCAAGAGCGACCTGTTCAAGCGCACCAAGGAGAGCCACGACGCGTATATGAAGGAGCTGCTGTTCTACACGCAGATCGCGGAGAACTTCTACGACAACTATCTGCTCAGCAAGATGCGCAACAAGAGCTGA
- a CDS encoding DUF2778 domain-containing protein gives MLSLAAVALALGAAAWVADIGASSLSDSSALVSAALPPANTPSFEDRFASASGNPPARDLGLRTVERSALNAVQLKLRDAKAMLAQKLQGGDWRSTLTDDDRHLTEEARASQHADAIPMPRSRPVQADLSAQIASSQAYADTTNPRADNRNFFEKFSDKIRLASLTPGDGLFGKAPDLAALGYDSRTAVYDIKAKAVYLPSGVALEAHSGMGALMDDPDHVDQRMVGATPPAIYDLKPREKLFHGTRALRLTPTEGTSALGRVGLLTHGYLLGPRGDSNGCVSIKEHDRFLKAYDNGEFNRLVVVPSLSGAATASRRASTDS, from the coding sequence TTGCTGTCTCTGGCTGCCGTCGCGCTGGCGCTGGGCGCCGCCGCCTGGGTCGCGGACATCGGAGCTTCGAGCTTGAGCGATTCCAGCGCGCTGGTCTCCGCCGCCCTGCCGCCGGCCAATACCCCTTCCTTTGAGGACCGCTTCGCTTCGGCGTCCGGCAATCCGCCGGCTCGGGACCTCGGGCTGCGGACGGTGGAGCGCTCTGCCCTGAATGCGGTCCAGCTCAAGCTCCGCGACGCCAAGGCGATGCTGGCGCAGAAGCTTCAGGGCGGTGATTGGCGTTCGACCCTGACCGACGACGACCGTCACTTGACCGAGGAGGCCAGGGCCTCGCAGCATGCCGACGCCATCCCGATGCCGCGCTCGCGCCCGGTTCAGGCGGACCTCTCGGCCCAGATCGCCTCCAGCCAGGCCTATGCCGACACCACCAATCCCAGGGCCGACAACCGCAACTTCTTCGAGAAATTCAGCGACAAGATCCGGCTGGCCTCGCTGACGCCCGGCGACGGCCTGTTCGGCAAGGCGCCGGATCTCGCCGCCCTCGGCTACGATTCGCGGACCGCAGTCTATGACATCAAGGCCAAGGCGGTTTACCTGCCAAGCGGCGTCGCGCTGGAAGCCCATTCCGGCATGGGCGCGCTGATGGACGATCCCGATCATGTCGATCAGCGCATGGTCGGCGCGACCCCGCCCGCGATCTATGATCTGAAGCCGCGCGAGAAGCTGTTCCACGGCACCCGCGCGCTGCGCTTGACGCCGACCGAGGGCACCAGCGCGCTCGGCCGCGTCGGCCTTCTCACCCATGGCTACCTGCTCGGGCCCCGTGGCGATTCCAACGGCTGCGTCTCGATCAAGGAGCATGATCGTTTCCTCAAAGCCTACGACAACGGCGAGTTCAACCGCCTGGTCGTGGTGCCGAGCCTGAGCGGGGCGGCGACCGCCTCGCGGCGCGCGAGCACCGATTCCTGA
- a CDS encoding DUF1810 domain-containing protein codes for MTDPFDLERFVRAQDPVFRAVEAELARGRKQTHWMWFVFPQITGLGSSALSQRYAIGSRAEAKAYLAHPVLGARLIECAGLVLAVQGRSINAILGAPDDAKFRSSMTLFGAVSDEPIFGAALARYFAGESDAATLEILSQLDRQA; via the coding sequence ATGACCGATCCTTTCGATCTCGAGCGCTTCGTCAGGGCCCAGGACCCGGTTTTTCGCGCCGTCGAGGCCGAGCTGGCCCGGGGCCGGAAGCAGACTCACTGGATGTGGTTCGTCTTCCCGCAAATTACCGGTCTCGGCTCCAGCGCCCTGTCGCAGCGCTACGCCATCGGCTCCCGCGCCGAGGCCAAGGCCTATCTCGCCCATCCCGTGCTCGGGGCCCGCCTGATCGAATGCGCCGGGCTCGTGCTCGCCGTCCAAGGGCGGAGCATCAACGCGATCCTCGGCGCGCCCGACGACGCCAAATTCCGCTCGTCGATGACGCTGTTCGGCGCGGTGTCCGATGAGCCCATTTTCGGCGCGGCCCTCGCCCGCTATTTCGCAGGCGAGAGCGATGCCGCGACGCTGGAGATCCTGTCGCAGCTGGACCGGCAGGCCTGA
- a CDS encoding crotonase/enoyl-CoA hydratase family protein: MSEGHIRTEVHGYVLKIIIDNAAKKNAFTPAMMEQLSDALTELHDNETYRVGVVCAEGRDFTAGLDMPRFFGPSAEKRTIKEGNVDPFGLAKRCRKPVVTAVQGIVFTVGIELMLAGDIVVAAADARFCQMESKRGIAPLGGAHFRFLSRAGWGDAMYHLFLCDEFSAERAHAIGLVQEVVPAGEQVERAMALAAIIARNAPLGIQVTKEAAAKYVEAGEAAAIAYIPNIRARVLASADAKEGIQSFIERRAAVFQGR, translated from the coding sequence ATGAGCGAGGGACACATTCGCACCGAGGTGCATGGTTACGTTCTCAAGATCATCATCGACAACGCCGCCAAGAAGAACGCGTTCACGCCGGCGATGATGGAGCAATTGTCCGATGCGCTGACCGAGCTGCACGACAACGAGACTTACCGCGTCGGCGTCGTCTGCGCCGAGGGCAGGGATTTCACCGCGGGTCTCGACATGCCGAGATTCTTCGGCCCTTCCGCAGAGAAGCGCACCATCAAGGAAGGCAATGTCGATCCGTTCGGCCTTGCCAAGCGCTGCCGCAAGCCGGTCGTGACCGCCGTGCAAGGCATCGTGTTCACCGTCGGCATCGAGCTGATGCTCGCCGGCGACATCGTGGTAGCCGCTGCGGATGCGCGCTTCTGCCAGATGGAATCCAAGCGCGGCATCGCGCCACTGGGCGGCGCGCATTTCCGTTTCCTGTCGCGCGCGGGCTGGGGCGATGCAATGTACCATCTGTTCCTGTGCGACGAGTTCTCGGCCGAGCGCGCTCATGCGATCGGCCTCGTCCAGGAGGTCGTGCCGGCAGGCGAGCAGGTCGAGCGCGCGATGGCGCTCGCTGCCATCATCGCGCGCAATGCCCCGCTCGGCATCCAGGTCACCAAGGAAGCGGCGGCGAAATACGTTGAAGCTGGCGAGGCGGCCGCGATCGCCTACATCCCGAACATTCGCGCCCGCGTGCTCGCAAGCGCCGATGCAAAGGAAGGCATTCAATCCTTCATCGAGCGCCGTGCCGCAGTCTTCCAGGGGCGTTGA